The nucleotide window TAGTAAAAGAAGTAGCTTCTAAAACTGCTGATGAGGCAGGTGACGGTACTACTACTGCTACTGTATTGACGCAAGCGATCTTCACTACAGGTATCAAAAACGTTGTAGCTGGAGCAAACCCAATGGATTTGAAGCGTGGTATCGATAAAGCTGTTAAAGCTATCGTTGCTGAATTAAAGAATACTTCAAAAACTGTTGAAACAAACAAAGAAGTTGAGCAAGTAGCAACTATCTCTGCTAACAACGATGCTGAGATCGGTAAAATGATCGCTGAAGCAATGGAAAAAGTAGGTAAAGATGGTGTTATCACTGTTGAAGAAGCAAAAGGTACTGAAACAGAAGTAAAAACTGTTGAAGGTATGCAATTTGACCGTGGTTACCTTTCTCCATACTTTGTGACTAACACAGAGAAAATGGAAGCAGATATGGAAACTCCATACATCTTAATCTACGACAAGAAGGTTTCTACAATGAAAGAATTACTTCCTGTTTTAGAACAAGTTGCTCAAACTGGTAAGCCATTAGTAATTATCGCTGAAGATGTTGATTCTGAAGCTTTAGCTACTTTAGTAGTAAACAAAATCCGTGGTGCATTAAAAGTTGCAGCTGTTAAAGCTCCAGGTTTTGGTGACCGTCGTAAAGCAATGTTGCAAGATATCGCTGTTCTTACTGGTGGTACTGTTATCTCTGATGAGACAGGTATGAAACTAGAAGATGCGACTATCGATATGTTAGGTACAGCTGAAAAAGTTATCATCGACAAAGACAATACTGTAGTTGTAAATGGTGCTGGTTCTGCTGACGCTGTTGCTGCAAGAGTTGCTGAAATTCGTGTTCAAATCGAAAACACTACTTCAGACTATGATAAAGAGAAATTACAAGAGCGTTTAGCTAAATTAGCTGGCGGTGTTGCAATTATCTATATCGGTGCGGCTACTGAAACTGAAATGAAAGAGAAGAAAGATCGTGTTGACGATGCTTTAGCAGCAACAAGAGCAGCCGTTGAAGAAGGTATCGTAGTTGGTGGTGGTACTGCCCTATTGAGAGCTTCTTCAGTTCTTGATTCAGTAGAAACAGCTCATCCTGATGAGGAAATTGGTGTTCAGATTGTAAAAACTGCAATCCAAGCTCCTTTAAGAACTATCTTAGGAAATGCTGGTTTAGAAGCTTCAGTTATCGTAAATAAAATTTTAGAAAGCGAAGGTAACTTCGGTTTCAATGCTCGTACTGAAGAGTACCAAGACTTAGTTGAGGCTGGTGTTATTGACCCTACTAAAGTAACTCGTCTTGCTTTAGAGCATGCTGCTTCAGTTGCTTCTTTATTATTAACTACTGATTGTGTAGTTTCTAATGAGAAAGAAGAAGGTGGTGCTGCAGCTCCTGCTATGCCTCCAATGGGAGGTGGTATGCCAGGTATGATGTAATAGACATTATCAGTAGTTATATATATAAGAAAGGCACTCATTCGTGAGTGCCTTTTCTATTTTTAAACTTTTATATCTTTAAAGTCTTGAGTTTCGGAACTATATTTTTTAAGAAGCTTTTCATCGTGTTTCACCTCTTTGTATAAAACATCTACCAAATGATGAATTTTACTATCTATATTTTCTAAGTTCTT belongs to Flammeovirga agarivorans and includes:
- the groL gene encoding chaperonin GroEL (60 kDa chaperone family; promotes refolding of misfolded polypeptides especially under stressful conditions; forms two stacked rings of heptamers to form a barrel-shaped 14mer; ends can be capped by GroES; misfolded proteins enter the barrel where they are refolded when GroES binds), which encodes MAKNLHFDTEAIEGLKKGVDALANAVKVTLGPKGRNVILEKSFGSPHVTKDGVSVAKEIELAEPIENMGAQLVKEVASKTADEAGDGTTTATVLTQAIFTTGIKNVVAGANPMDLKRGIDKAVKAIVAELKNTSKTVETNKEVEQVATISANNDAEIGKMIAEAMEKVGKDGVITVEEAKGTETEVKTVEGMQFDRGYLSPYFVTNTEKMEADMETPYILIYDKKVSTMKELLPVLEQVAQTGKPLVIIAEDVDSEALATLVVNKIRGALKVAAVKAPGFGDRRKAMLQDIAVLTGGTVISDETGMKLEDATIDMLGTAEKVIIDKDNTVVVNGAGSADAVAARVAEIRVQIENTTSDYDKEKLQERLAKLAGGVAIIYIGAATETEMKEKKDRVDDALAATRAAVEEGIVVGGGTALLRASSVLDSVETAHPDEEIGVQIVKTAIQAPLRTILGNAGLEASVIVNKILESEGNFGFNARTEEYQDLVEAGVIDPTKVTRLALEHAASVASLLLTTDCVVSNEKEEGGAAAPAMPPMGGGMPGMM